A genome region from Engraulis encrasicolus isolate BLACKSEA-1 chromosome 6, IST_EnEncr_1.0, whole genome shotgun sequence includes the following:
- the nrtn gene encoding glial cell line-derived neurotrophic factor, whose translation MRLWKCAAIALTVCGAALSLLCIHMAPARTTTHLLSRDSSSSSSSSRRFLMPSSSSSSNSNASSSLGSAHHRKRRSSSEGGTVLSEVMDMFQSFTEGELKQVIGALVDRKARRDATSESKRTKRARHKETGPCKLRDKEITVSQLALGYESDEIVLFHYCVGKCSASRRNYDITLAAMKKRRAIKRDRARHNPCCRPTAYEEDISFLDNNNRYQTIKEWSASQCGCV comes from the exons ATGAGGTTATGGAAGTGTGCCGCCATTGCCTTGACAGTCTGCGGTGCAGCACTCTCCCTTCTCTGCATCCACATGGCTCCTGCCAGGACCACCACGCACCTCCTCTCCAgggactcctcctcttcctcctcctcctccaggaggttcctcatgccctcctcctcctcctcctccaactccaacGCCTCCTCATCCTTGGGCAGCGCACACCATCGCAAGCGCAGATCTTCATCAGAGGGAGGCACAGTGCTTTCAGAAg TCATGGACATGTTCCAGAGCTTCACAGAAGGAGAACTCAAGCAAGTTATCGGGGCTCTGGTGGACCGGAAAGCCCGGCGGGACGCCACTAGCGAGAGCAAAAGGACTAAGCGCGCCCGCCACAAGGAGACGGGCCCGTGCAAGCTGCGCGACAAGGAGATCACGGTGAGCCAGCTGGCTCTGGGCTACGAGAGCGACGAGATCGTCCTCTTCCACTACTGCGTGGGCAAGTGCTCGGCCAGCCGCCGCAACTACGACATCACGCTGGCCGCCATGAAGAAGCGGCGCGCCATCAAGCGGGACCGGGCGCGGCACAACCCCTGTTGCCGGCCCACCGCCTACGAGGAAGACATCTCCTTCCTGGACAACAATAACAGATACCAGACCATCAAGGAGTGGTCGGCCAGCCAGTGTGGCTGCGTGTAA